GGTATGGGGTAGGCACATTCAGATAGAGAGAGAATTATGCGGATTTTGGAGCATAGTAGTCGAGAAAAATATGGCCAAAGCGCAATCTTCACCACTGCAGCAACAAAAAGAAATGCACATTGTCTTCACGCTGATTTATTGCCAAAAAGACACCTATGCCCCCCAACAATAAAAAAACCCCCCTAAatgcatagggaatgattgggTACTGTAGCTAGGTGTAAGTCCCACCTTTATATATTTAGGATACCATCAAAATCTTTTCAAAACAAACGGAAATACTTATACATGCATTTCCTCACTAATATGAAGAATAGAGATAATAGAAACCATCTTACTTGCAAATGTCATGCAAATGGAGGAGTCAGCTTTCTTTACGGAGCTCATTAGAAATTGCTCCTATTTGCCTTTTTGTCAGGTTTTTACAATAACTGCAATGATGGGGGCCCCAATTACTTCCCCTTCTTAGACACTATGTTCCTGTAGGAAAAGAAGGTTCAATGCAACACCTTTATCAAGCGAAAGCAACTCAATGAGTAATTAACATGCCAACAAGTTTAGTTTACAATCTTATTACAAGTTTAGTTTACAATCTTATTCTCTAAAAGGCACTATGAGGCATCCAGGATATTAACACGTGTAAAAAGTAAAGGCAACTCAATGAGAGATTTACAACATGAGTACATCTCGTATAATTAACTTACCTCAAACATGGTTTATAATGGGTCTAGAACAATAGTATTGTTTAATTTCCATTTTGAGTATTATGACAATGATTAAAGGCCACATTTGCATATAATAGCATAAGGAAACCATGATATCAATGTGAAGTTAAAGATGCAGTACCAGAGATTGTGAGCAATAACAAGAAATGaataattaagaaaattttgtacGGAATATTTAAAAGAAGAATGATTTGAGGAAACTTCAGTCGAACAATGCCATTGTTTGAAAAGACAAAGAAATTGTTCCAGCTCTAAAAAATGCATAAAGATGAATTTGTTAATTTATATTTCTCCATTCGACTTGCCTAATTTTATGAACTACACTCTTCTAAAGTAGTTGATGAATACGGTATACAACTATGATGCACATGTACTCACGTGGccgcaattttgaaaaagaaaaacaaaagcaagctACATAAAGCAGaaacttttttgtttcttgaagAGAATTTCTAAGTTAATAGTCAAATTTGCAAGAGCTACTCCAGTCCTAATCATTAGTGTACAAATAATATGAGATAACGGGAAGTATTTAAAGGGCCATTGTAGCGATGCACACACTTATGATATGCAATGGGTCTGATTTCCTCAGACAACAAATTTACAACATAATGCAATATCTTGGTAGTCTCTAGTAGTAATACTTATGGTATGCATTATGTTGCATAATGCAACATAACGGTAGTCTCTAGTGGCTAAATTGCATAATGCAACATCATTTTCAAGTCGAGAAAAGGAAGGGACTGAGCAAAATCCAATGCCTCATTATACTGATGGCTAGAATTGTCAGCTCTCTACTTATAACAAAAATATGCAAGCACATCATGACAGGAGTTCCATACAGTAATTATCTATCACAAGAATGCAAATTTATAACATATAGTCAAGTTCAGAAAAAGATTTTAGATGGCACTTCACAGCAGAAGAATAACTGTGAGATAAGGTGAAGTGACATGAAGCAGCATTTAGAAAAGGGTACATATTCAGCGAATAAAGACACCAGAGAGAAAGGTCGaattaaaagaaagaaggatGGGGAATTTGGAGTCTGAGATGAGATAGAACCAttgttttgagaaaattttgaacCTCTGCAAAGGTTTAATAGGATTTCCTGCTAGTGTGATGGTCAAAAGCTTGGGGTTGCTGCCTGTAAGTTCAGCTGATATCAGTGCTTGTACTTCTTCGTTAGTGGATTACTGCACCTTTTGCTGCCTCTTTGAGGTagtttaattttcaatttttcatcatcaatctgtctctctctctctctcacaaagATCCTACAGTAACCAACAGTGGAaatctaaaaacaaaaattgcaaAGAAAAACTAAGATAATATGGTATAAACAGGTAAAAATTCTTATAGGAAATACTAATTAAAAATGCATCACGCTGATGGCATCGCAAAAGCAAAAAATTCCGtacttgattaaaaaaaaacaatgtttCTGTTTGTTTTGATATTGCAACTCTTCACGCACTCAAAAACTATGCCAAAATGGATTATTTCCAAAATCAAACATCAAGAAAATGGAAAGCCAACCATAAAAATTAAACAAGTAAAATACACTGAGATTGCTGCTGAGACATTAAAATTCAAGGTATTGTGCAACTCCAAAACCCACACACTGCTATACACATAAAGTTTACGTGACACCAGCAATATCAATCTAAAGTAAGAAACTTCTACAAGGGGCTCCACTCAGCTGTGGCCCCATGAACTGAACTTTGTTACACTATTACAAGCAGCACACAAAAACACACTCTGTTGCAAGTCTTGCTTCAGGGCAAGAAGCCAAAGAGAGACCAGCAGAATGATTCATTTGGATGGGTGTGTGTTTTCAGAGCACAAACTACGAAAAATTGGAATGTCTATCTATCCACAAACAACTTAAGTAAAGCCATTTGAACCAAGCgcaaattaagaaaaagaatATATTGTACGCACTCAACATAAATTTCCTCCAGGCTCAAAGTTTAAAAACCTGCTTTCTTCTTCGTTTGCCCCgttatttctcttttcttctactttaaattttttttaattgtcatTGACACAAAGTGTATTCAACAATGCATCTGCTCTCTGCCATTAGTGAAGTAAAGTAAACTTCAGGGTCTGCAAAATTCCCTGCCAGCGGGCACCCAATGGCTCAAGGTTGTAATTGgattacaggtttacaaattccTTCTATTGGAGCCCCTAAAAGTTCATAAATACCACAAAATGTGTATCTTCGTGTCAGTAAATCAAAAGGTGCAATGAATCACGAAAATCATTAAAGTCTGATAGATCTACCACATTTTCCATGATATAGATACTACAGCTATAAATAAACTTGGGCTTCCCAGACTCCTAGTGTTTCAATTCAGAATAAACTATCTTGCAACAGGTATTCAAAGAGAATGACATCTTCATGCACCACTTCTTCTCTAATCTACATTCCTTGGAATATTTATGCACTTAAGAGCAATAGTACAAGCAGCCAACCACTTGTACCTTCTAAACTGCCAAGTTGCAGTCATTCATGTAAGACACGAGGAGATATTCCTCAAAACATTGATGGAGTGATTCACTTCTATGCCTTTGGATCAAGTCAAACAAATACCTTGTAATTGTTTGTCCTGGAGGTCAAGGCTTCATATCATACTATACAAGCTTAATACATGCATAAAAGTTCATGATTAGTGCTTTATGTTAACTTTCAACCATCAAACTGATATTCTTGAGAGATTGTAAAACCTTCTCAGAGATTTTCCCTTGTTCTTTTCTAACAAGTTAACTTGCTAGAATAAAGTACAAGTGGGGATATAATTCATGTCAATGGTGCTGTGTGTCATTTTTTCTAAGATTAATTGAAATCCTGACTCTGCCATTATTGTTATTACCATTTTATGCGAGGACAAAAATCAACATCCTCTAATATTGTTCACATACTATCTTTTGATGTAACAAAGATTGTTTCTTGATGACTTTCCTCAAGTACTTACATCAATTCATCATGTTGATGCATCACAACGTTGCCATACTAGTATTACATCAACAGACTATTATCAGTAATCAAAGTCACTATATAAAAAGAACATCTTTtgcttagagcttcaaacaagacTTGCAATAGCAAAGGCAGGAACCctgaaattgcaaaaattctacTAGCCCTCATCCTAAGTATATGAAAAGTTGAAAACATTGCATTAAGCttgagaaaaagaacaaaagggcAAATTTTAGTCTGCCTTCTTGTAGCTACCATGGCCTTATTTTCTTGGGAGGGGATGGATAGTGGAGGATCACACACCTGGGAGCAAAAgggctttcttttctttgacaGAGAGTTCTTCGAATGGGGTCAAAAATCTGTATGTCCACTTGGTTGCTTGGTGGGGCGTTCTGGGAAATAAAGGAACAACGGGTTGTCGGGGGCTCCGGCTGCGGAACAAGAATTTGAAGGGGAAAGGAGGGGAGAGAATGGGGACGTGCAACCGGGCAAGAGAGACAAAATTTGGGCCTTTCAGCATGAAATGCCCGGCAAATTAGCCAAGATAATTTCTAGTTTACCAGTCAACTACTACTAGTCTTCTAGAGCACTAGTCTCTAAGGAATAGCGTACTGCTCCAAGGTCGCCAGTGGTTGATGAAACCGGAAAACAATATGATGAAATTGTTGGCCACAAAATCATTGCATGAGAACATGGAAAATGTGGAAGATTTTCTATCCTTATAGTGATATATGAATGCTTCTGCGGTGAAATTGTCGCTCAGCTCTAGCTTTTTTCGTTTGAGTGGATGTTCTGAAACTGTGAGTTAAATCTTCTCTATTGTAAAAGGGTTATTAGTTTATGATTAGTGGGTTTTTTTAATCAGTTAGAAGTTTTTATGTAGTTAAATTTCATGAATTATTCCTTTTTAGATCaagaaaggtttttttttttttttggcaaaagagAAAGGTTAGTTAATTGGTGTAAAAAGCGCTTCTATTTATTTGGAAATAAAATACATCAGTCTACCACAATTACaaatagaaaatagaaaaaaatagaaaatatttgTAGGGATATGTATAAAAGCATATGAAAATAGACTGGGAATAAACCTTAGCCAGAAGCCTATCACACGGTGAATAATATGACAGGCAGAGAGACAGCCACACAAGCCAGTGTCCCCAGCCTAGAGATTTCCCACTTCTGTCCACCCCTCTCGGCTCACACTTCTTGAGTTCTTTCCCCCTTCAGCCACACACTTCTCTGAATTTCCTTTTCATCATTCTCATCTCTCTCCCACGCGCTCTCAAAAAAACACACATTATAGCTTGAAGTAGCAAAAATAAACTCAAGGGCAGTCCCAATTCAACTCTTCTGGACAGACAAAGTTACAATTTTGTGAACCAAGGTGAGAACTTTCCTCATCCCCTGAAAACAGTGCACCTTTTGGTATTTGGGTTCTTCGATATTTGTCTTCATGATAACAAGTTTGGTTTCAGTTCTTCACTTCAATTCACTTCTATTCACCAGCCCTTTCCCCACCTCCCACCTTCTTTCAAAACAATTACAGGAAATTACCCTTTTGAGGTGAAGAAATtgttggactttttttttttttggttttttttttgttgtttttttttttggccctgCAATTTTggggtgaattttgtgaattcaAACAggttacctttttttttcagaaGATAACTGTTAAGGGGTTTGTGTGGATTGCTGCATTGGAGGGGTGTTATTATAGAGGTTGTAAAGTGAAGGTCCATGATAGGATTAAGATAAGGTTAAAGAACAATGGCTGCTGTTGCTTCCCTAGTGAACTTGGGAAGTGGTTGCACTTGCACTTGTTCTTCTGGGAAATTTGAAGGTTCATTTTCATTGATTAAGCGGGTTTCTTACTCTAGGAATTACAGGGCTTCTCCAAGAATTTGGGTTGGTAAGAGATGGAGATATGTGTCGGTCTGTAGATTCTCAGTGACCACCGACTATATTGCTGATCAGGGTACGTCAATATCCCTTGATTCCACATTTAGAGGAAGTAATAGTGATGATGCTGATCTTGTCCTTAAGCCAGCTCCAAAGCCTCAGTTGAAATCTGATTCTAGAGCTGAAAACCTTTTAGGAATAGATTCTCTTGATTGGGATGGATCCAAACTTAGCTCGGATTCTGAAGATGAAAAGGTGAACAATGATGAAGAAGAGAGAAATAAAGTGATTGAGTCACTTGGTGAGGCATTGGAGAAGGCTGAGAAACTGGAAACAAGTAAGAAGGTTAGTGTTTCAGTTAGTAAATCACCAGCTAATGGTGGTGCTAACAAAAGTGAtggtaatttagtaaattcgGGATCCAGTTCCAATAAGAAGTCTAAGACATTGAAGAGCGTGTGGCGAAAGGGGAACCCAGTTGGCAGTGTACAAAAAGTTGTGGAACCTGCAAAGCAACGGCCAAAAAATGATGTTGCAGGGAAGATTGAATCTCAAACTGTTTCTCCTCTAGgaacccctaagccatcacaAAATGTTCGACCAAGGTTACAAGCAAAGCCTTCTGTTGCTCCTCCCCCTGTGGCTAGAAAACCTGTCATTCTGAAGGATGTTGGAGCTGCTCCAAAGCCGTCATCTGCGAATGTAACTGACTCTTCCTCTCAGACCAAAGAAAGAAAGCCAATATTGATTGACAAGTTTGCTTCTAAGAAACCAGTGGTCGATCCTTTGATTGCGCAAGCTGTTTTAGCCCCACCTAAACCAGGAAAGGGTCGTGCACCTGGAAAATTGAAGGATGGAAAGTTGAAGGATGAAAAGTCCAAGGATGAATTTCGTAAAAGGGGTGGTCCATCTGGAGGCCTACGTAAGCGTATAGTTGATGCTGATGATATTTCTGATGAGGAGATTCCAGAGCTTGATGTTTCAATTCCTGGTGCTGCCACagcaaggaaaggaagaaaatggacaAAGGCAAGTCGTAAAGCTGCACGACTCCAGGCAGCTAAAGATGCTGCGCCTGTTAGGGTTGAGATCTTGGAAGTTGGCGAAGAAGGTATGCTAACAGAGGAGTTGGCGCACAACTTGGTCATCAGTGAAGGTGAGATTTTTAGATCTTTATACTCAAAGGGAATCAAACCTGATGGTGTGCAAACTCTCAGCAAAGACATGGTGAAGATGATCTGTCAGGAGTATGATGTTGAAGTTATTGATGCTGACCCTGTGAAAGTGGAGgaaatggcaaaaaaaaaagaaatttttgatgAAGATGATGTCGACAAGTTGGAAGACAGGCCTCCTGTTCTGACCATCATGGGACACGTGGACCATGGGAAAGTAAgcaacaaaattttttcttgTAGTTGGTTTCAAGAAGCATTATGTGTGTTGCCAGTTAATGGATCTTTTTTGAAGTCATTATGATCTCATCCCATGAAATAATTTTACCTTTCTTTGTTTGTTGCCTATGAACATTTTGTGTGCTTCCAGTTAATTGATCTTTAGGAGAGTCATTCTAGATTTATCGTCCCATAACAATCTTTAGCTAATATATTACCGgttttcttttgggttggcagACCACACTTTTGGATTACATCAGGAAAAGCAAGGTATgaattgattatttttattgatgTTCATGTTGAGGTACATTTTTTGTAATGCCATTATGATTTGATGACTTTAGAAGAAGTACCTTATTCTTTCTTGTGGTATGATACTTGAATAGTTGGGAACTGAACCTTAGACAACCTACTGTAGGTGGCAGCATCTGAAGCAGGTGGAATTACTCAAGGCATAGGGGCATACAAGGTACAAGTACCTTTTGATGGCAAGCCACAGACTTGTGTTTTCCTTGACACCCCTGGACATGAGGTAATTAATGATGTAGCACTGATTCTAACTTTTAACTGCTTATTcatgcaagttttttttttttcttttttaaaatttttatgtcAAATGCTCTTCTTGGAGATTTTGCAGACATATCTTAAAAGGCCTTTGTCAAGATGAATTATCTAACATAACTGTACGAATGGTTGGATAGGCATTTGGAGCAATGAGAGCTCGTGGAGCCAGAGTAACAGACATTGCTGTTATTGTAGTTGCTGCTGATGATGGAATTCGACCTCAAACAGAAGAGGCCATTGCTCATGCCAAAGCAGCTGGAGTGCCAATTGTTATTGCTATAAACAAAGTGCGCATGCATTTATTCTGAGATTTTCCGCTGTGTGTTGGCTTGTATATCATTTAGTCTCAATTGGTGTTTCCAACTTACAATAACGAAAATTTTCCGTCCACGTTTCCAGATTGATAAGGATGGAGCTAATCCAGATAGAGTCATGCAAGAACTTTCTTCAATTGGTTTGATGCCAGAAGACTGGGGTGGTCAGACCCCAATGGTTAAGGTGCCCAAGCTGCAACCTGAAATTTGTCCTGATATTTCTAAATAATCCTTTGGTAATTGAGTCAGTGCTCATTTATTTCTTCCTCTTTAACAGATCAGTGCTCTTAAAGGCGATAACATTGATGATTTGTTAGAAACTATCATGCTTGTCGCTGAGGTAGCCTCCTAGACTTATTTCTTTGCAGTTTGTTCACTTTGGTACTCTTTTCAGTATTATCATGTTTACCTAGAACTCTATCCACACTATTTTGTTTGGAAGTACATTAGACTGATTAAGGATCTCCATCTGATTAACTGGCAATATGGTCTTGTGAGTGTTGAAAGTACATTAGACTGATTAAGGGTCTCCTTCTTATTAACTACCTATATGCTCCTTATGAGTTTGTTTTGAGAGATTGTAGAGTTTAATATGTTTAAAGAAACCCTGATAATTAGTTGTTAGGATACTTAGCTGATGGCTTTGCTACTCAATTATCCTGAACTTGCCCTTGTACTCTGCACTCTTCTTGCCTGCCGGTCTGAAAATGTAGTTGCCTCTTCAGCATATGTGGTGCCATATAGTCATATACCCTGTTTCTGATTTTCTGCCATTTCTTCCACAGTTGCAAGAGCTGAAGGCTAATCCTCAGAGAAATGCAAAGGGCACAGTTATAGAGGCTGGCCTTGAAAAATCTAAAGGATCTGTTGCCACATTCATTGTGCAGAATGGCACGTTAAGAAGAGGAGATGTAGTAGTTTGTGGGGAAGCTTTTGGAAAGGTTGGTGGGCATTAGACGGAAAGTTTGTGCCATTGATTAAATAagatttactttttcttttcttgttgtaATGTTTTGCTTTCCAGAGATTTAGACAGATACATCTAATTGTCTACCTCTATCTCAAAAAAGTTCCAATTCTGTGCTGTGACAGGTAAGGGCTTTATTTGATGATGGTGGGAAGCGAGTTGATGAAGCTGGGCCTTCTATACCTGTTCAGGTATGCATATTCACCAATTTTGTTGGATGTCATCTGTTTGATAGTTATCATTAATTTCCATGCACTGTGTGAGATTCACAATCAATTCAAATGTAAGATGCACATTTCATTATTTCTTGAAATAGCTCTTAGACTACAGTGATGAGTGTGTAAGTTCTCACTGGTTTCAAGTGCCTCCTCTTAAATGTATGATTTTAAGTTCTAATATGTCGGGATGGCATGTATTTTGTACTTTTTAACCATAGGTAATATGTCTATGCTATAAAATTTTGCTTCCCTGCTTATATATGTATGCTTGATTTTACTAAAAAAGTTCTAGTTTTTCATTGAAACAGATTCTATATGAGGTTTCAAATTTGCTTTGAAAAAGCCAATTTAGTGCttaaaaaggcaaaaaattGTAATCTGCCTTAACTTGTCATTCTGTTAATTCTGTCTGAATTTTTTGATGTCTTTCTTCAATGGTTGTTACACCATCCTGCATCTGTCATCAGGTCATTGGATTGAATACTGTTCCTTCTGCTGgtgatgagtttgaagttgtTGAGTCTCTTGACTTTGCTCGTGAAAAAGCTGAGTTATGGGCTGAATCATTGAGGAATGAACGCCTGTCGGCAAAAGCTGGAGAtggaaaaattacacttta
The DNA window shown above is from Coffea arabica cultivar ET-39 chromosome 5e, Coffea Arabica ET-39 HiFi, whole genome shotgun sequence and carries:
- the LOC113737850 gene encoding translation initiation factor IF-2, chloroplastic-like, whose translation is MAAVASLVNLGSGCTCTCSSGKFEGSFSLIKRVSYSRNYRASPRIWVGKRWRYVSVCRFSVTTDYIADQGTSISLDSTFRGSNSDDADLVLKPAPKPQLKSDSRAENLLGIDSLDWDGSKLSSDSEDEKVNNDEEERNKVIESLGEALEKAEKLETSKKVSVSVSKSPANGGANKSDGNLVNSGSSSNKKSKTLKSVWRKGNPVGSVQKVVEPAKQRPKNDVAGKIESQTVSPLGTPKPSQNVRPRLQAKPSVAPPPVARKPVILKDVGAAPKPSSANVTDSSSQTKERKPILIDKFASKKPVVDPLIAQAVLAPPKPGKGRAPGKLKDGKLKDEKSKDEFRKRGGPSGGLRKRIVDADDISDEEIPELDVSIPGAATARKGRKWTKASRKAARLQAAKDAAPVRVEILEVGEEGMLTEELAHNLVISEGEIFRSLYSKGIKPDGVQTLSKDMVKMICQEYDVEVIDADPVKVEEMAKKKEIFDEDDVDKLEDRPPVLTIMGHVDHGKTTLLDYIRKSKVAASEAGGITQGIGAYKVQVPFDGKPQTCVFLDTPGHEAFGAMRARGARVTDIAVIVVAADDGIRPQTEEAIAHAKAAGVPIVIAINKIDKDGANPDRVMQELSSIGLMPEDWGGQTPMVKISALKGDNIDDLLETIMLVAELQELKANPQRNAKGTVIEAGLEKSKGSVATFIVQNGTLRRGDVVVCGEAFGKVRALFDDGGKRVDEAGPSIPVQVIGLNTVPSAGDEFEVVESLDFAREKAELWAESLRNERLSAKAGDGKITLYSLASAVSAGKQAGLDLHQLNLILKVDLQGSIEAVRQALQVLPQENVTLKFLLQATGDVSTSDVDLAVASNAIIFGFNVKVPGSVKSYAENRGIEIRLYRVIYELIDDVRNAMEGLLEPVEEQEPIGTAEVRAVFKSGSGHAAGCMVMEGKVVKDCGIRVVRKRKEVYVGKLDSLRRVKELVKEVNAGLECGIGVDDFDGWAEGDVIEAFNTLQKKRTLEEASASMAAALEEVGIKL